One segment of Triticum aestivum cultivar Chinese Spring chromosome 2A, IWGSC CS RefSeq v2.1, whole genome shotgun sequence DNA contains the following:
- the LOC123184814 gene encoding momilactone A synthase-like translates to MFRGTYDASNNRSGRLCIPSNVCANGLYMLNLMCVCVCVCVCGSRRAAPAAVAGLAGQCGYSTATGSQRLAGKVAVITGAASGIGKATAAEFVRNGAKVVLADVQDDLGRALAADSASYTRCDVTDEAQVAAAVDLAVARHGKLDIMLNNAGIVGSLARPELGALDLADFDAVMAINTRGVMAGVKHAARVMAPRRSGSSICTASIAGVLGQMTAHPYSVSKAAVVGLVRSVAGELARSGVRVNAISPYYILTPLVLRILEEWHPEASGEEHRRIVESDINEMEGVVLEVEDIAKAALYLASDDSKYVNGHNLVVDGGFTVGKALNMPAPAQ, encoded by the coding sequence ATGTTCCGAGGTACCTACGATGCGTCAAATAATCGATCTGGCAGGCTCTGCATTCCGAGTAATGTTTGTGCTAATGGGCTCTACATGCTAAacctgatgtgtgtgtgtgtgtgtgtgtgtgtgtgtgggagccGTCGCGCTGCGCCTGCGGCGGTGGCTGGCCTCGCCGGCCAGTGCGGCTACTCCACGGCCACAGGCTCCCAGAGGTTGGCCGGCAAGGTGGCGGTGATCACCGGCGCCGCTAGCGGCATCGGCAAGGCGACGGCCGCGGAGTTCGTCAGGAACGGCGCCAAGGTCGTGCTCGCCGACGTCCAGGACGACCTGGGCCGCGCCCTGGCGGCCGACTCCGCGTCCTACACCCGCTGCGACGTCACCGACGAGGCGCAGGTCGCCGCGGCGGTGGACCTCGCCGTGGCCCGCCACGGCAAGCTCGACATCATGCTCAACAACGCCGGCATCGTGGGCTCCCTGGCGCGGCCTGAGCTGGGTGCGCTCGACCTCGCCGACTTCGACGCCGTCATGGCGATCAATACACGGGGCGTCATGGCCGGGGTCAAGCACGCGGCCCGCGTCATGGCGCCGCGCCGCagcggcagcagcatctgcacgGCCAGCATCGCCGGCGTGCTGGGCCAGATGACGGCGCACCCGTACAGCGTCTCCAAGGCGGCGGTGGTGGGGCTCGTGCGCTCGGTGGCCGGGGAGCTGGCGCGCTCGGGCGTGCGCGTCAACGCCATCTCGCCCTACTACATCCTGACGCCGCTGGTGTTGCGCATCCTGGAGGAGTGGCACCcggaggcgagcggcgaggagcacCGCCGGATCGTGGAGAGCGACATCAACGAGATGGAAGGGGTGGTGCTGGAGGTGGAGGACATCGCCAAGGCGGCGCTGTACCTGGCGTCCGACGACTCCAAGTACGTCAACGGCCACAACCTCGTCGTCGACGGCGGGTTCACGGTGGGGAAGGCACTCAACATGCCGGCACCGGCACAGTGA